A DNA window from Hydrogenophaga taeniospiralis contains the following coding sequences:
- the mmsA gene encoding multiple monosaccharide ABC transporter ATP-binding protein: MLLEMRDIRKTFPGVVALNQVNLRVRAGEIHAIVGENGAGKSTLMKVLSGVYPHGSYNGEIVFEGQERRFDDIRDSEHLGVIIIHQELALVPLLSIAENIFLGNETARHGVIDWMAAHSKTQALLRKVGLKESPETLITHLGVGKQQLVEIAKALSRQVKLLILDEPTASLNENDSQALLDLLLELKGQGITCILISHKLNEISRVADSITILRDGSTVETLDCRAGAVSEDRVIQAMVGREMADRYPRRQPNIGETVFEVRNWRAYHPHHSDREFIKGIDLQVRRGEIVGIAGLMGAGRTELAMSIFGRSWGHRISGQVLLHGQPIDVSTVEKAVRHGLAYVTEDRKGNGLVLSEDIQFNVSLANLDGVSSATVIDNGREHRVAEGYREKLRIRCSGVDQKTVNLSGGNQQKVVLSKWLFTNPEVLILDEPTRGIDVGAKYEIYTLIAQMAAEGKCVIVISSEMPELLGISDRIYVMNEGRFVAEMPTAEASQERIMRAIVKAS; this comes from the coding sequence ATGTTGCTCGAAATGCGGGACATCCGCAAAACCTTCCCCGGGGTGGTGGCGCTCAACCAGGTGAACCTGCGCGTGCGTGCGGGCGAGATCCACGCCATCGTGGGTGAAAACGGCGCCGGCAAATCGACCCTGATGAAGGTGCTCTCCGGGGTCTACCCCCACGGCAGCTACAACGGCGAGATCGTCTTCGAAGGGCAGGAACGCCGCTTCGACGACATCCGCGACAGCGAACACCTGGGGGTGATCATCATCCACCAGGAGCTCGCGCTGGTGCCGCTGTTGTCGATCGCGGAGAACATCTTCCTGGGCAACGAAACGGCGCGCCACGGCGTGATCGACTGGATGGCCGCGCACAGCAAGACCCAGGCCCTGCTCAGGAAGGTCGGCCTCAAGGAGTCGCCCGAAACCCTGATCACCCACCTGGGCGTGGGCAAGCAGCAGCTGGTGGAGATCGCCAAGGCGCTGTCGCGCCAGGTCAAGCTGCTGATCCTGGACGAGCCCACCGCCAGCCTGAACGAAAACGACAGCCAGGCGCTGCTCGACCTGTTGCTCGAACTCAAGGGACAGGGCATCACCTGCATCCTGATCTCGCACAAGCTCAACGAGATTTCCCGCGTGGCCGACTCCATCACCATCCTGCGCGACGGCAGCACGGTGGAGACGCTGGACTGCCGCGCCGGGGCCGTCAGCGAAGACCGCGTGATCCAGGCCATGGTGGGCCGCGAGATGGCCGACCGCTACCCCCGGCGCCAACCGAACATCGGCGAGACCGTGTTCGAGGTGCGCAACTGGCGCGCCTACCACCCCCACCACAGCGATCGCGAGTTCATCAAGGGCATCGACCTGCAGGTGCGCCGCGGCGAGATCGTGGGCATCGCCGGCCTCATGGGCGCGGGCCGCACCGAGCTGGCCATGAGCATCTTTGGCCGCTCCTGGGGGCACCGCATCAGCGGCCAGGTGCTGCTGCACGGCCAGCCGATCGACGTGAGCACGGTGGAAAAAGCCGTGCGCCACGGCCTGGCCTACGTCACCGAAGACCGCAAGGGCAACGGCCTGGTGCTGAGCGAAGACATCCAGTTCAACGTGTCGCTGGCCAACCTCGACGGCGTGTCCTCGGCGACCGTGATCGACAACGGCCGCGAGCACCGCGTCGCCGAGGGCTACCGCGAAAAGCTGCGCATCCGCTGCTCGGGCGTGGACCAGAAGACCGTGAACCTTTCGGGCGGCAACCAGCAGAAGGTGGTGCTGAGCAAGTGGCTCTTCACCAACCCCGAGGTGCTCATCCTCGACGAGCCCACGCGCGGCATCGACGTGGGCGCCAAGTACGAGATCTACACCTTGATCGCCCAGATGGCGGCCGAGGGCAAGTGCGTGATCGTGATCTCGTCGGAGATGCCCGAGCTGCTCGGCATCTCGGACCGCATCTACGTGATGAACGAAGGCCGTTTCGTGGCCGAAATGCCCACCGCCGAAGCCTCTCAAGAACGAATCATGCGAGCGATCGTGAAAGCCAGTTGA
- the mmsB gene encoding multiple monosaccharide ABC transporter permease: MSQMTPTPTAPATAVTPADAVPHHGKSPLDHLKHNFREYGMLITLVAIMGFFQYMTDGTLMQPLNLTNLVLQNSYIVIMALGMLLVIVAGHIDLSVGSVCGFIGALAAVLMVEYEWHFVPASIVCLLCGGLIGAAQGWFVAFSRIPSFIVTLAGMLVFKGLALALLAGQSVGPFPDAFQMLSSGFIPDLFDAEGLRVTSLLLGVAVAAALTVAGVRSRANRLKHGVHAEPTAFFLIKTAAFAALLIYFAYLMASYKGLPNVLIVMALLIVLFDFVTSRTTIGRRIYAMGGNEKAAKLSGIKTERLSFYAFVNMGVLAALAGLVFAARLNTATPKAGLGFELDVIAACFIGGASASGGVGKVMGAVIGAFIMGVMNNGMSILGIGIDYQQVIKGVVLLAAVLVDVYNKNKA, from the coding sequence ATGAGCCAGATGACACCCACCCCCACCGCACCCGCCACCGCCGTGACCCCCGCCGACGCCGTTCCCCACCACGGCAAATCGCCGCTGGACCACCTGAAGCACAACTTCCGCGAGTACGGCATGTTGATCACGCTGGTGGCCATCATGGGCTTCTTCCAGTACATGACCGACGGCACGCTGATGCAGCCGCTGAACCTGACCAACCTGGTGCTGCAGAACAGCTACATCGTCATCATGGCGCTGGGCATGCTGCTGGTGATCGTGGCCGGCCACATCGACCTCTCGGTGGGCTCGGTCTGCGGTTTCATCGGCGCGCTGGCCGCGGTGCTGATGGTGGAATACGAATGGCATTTCGTGCCGGCCTCGATCGTGTGCCTGCTGTGTGGCGGCCTGATCGGCGCGGCGCAGGGCTGGTTCGTCGCCTTCTCGCGCATCCCCTCCTTCATCGTCACGCTCGCGGGCATGCTGGTGTTCAAGGGCCTGGCGCTGGCGCTGCTGGCCGGTCAGTCGGTGGGCCCCTTCCCCGACGCCTTCCAGATGCTCAGCTCGGGCTTCATCCCCGACCTGTTCGACGCCGAAGGCCTGCGCGTGACCTCGCTGCTGCTGGGCGTGGCGGTGGCCGCGGCGCTGACCGTGGCCGGCGTGCGCTCGCGCGCCAACCGGCTCAAGCACGGTGTGCACGCCGAACCCACCGCCTTCTTCCTGATCAAGACCGCCGCCTTCGCCGCGCTGCTCATCTACTTCGCCTACCTCATGGCGTCGTACAAGGGCCTGCCCAACGTGTTGATCGTGATGGCGCTGCTGATCGTGCTGTTCGACTTCGTCACCAGCCGCACCACCATCGGCCGGCGCATCTACGCCATGGGCGGCAACGAGAAAGCGGCCAAGCTCTCGGGCATCAAGACCGAGCGCCTGTCGTTCTACGCCTTCGTCAACATGGGCGTGCTCGCCGCGCTGGCCGGCCTGGTGTTCGCCGCGCGGCTGAACACCGCCACGCCGAAAGCCGGCCTGGGCTTCGAGCTCGACGTGATCGCCGCCTGCTTCATCGGCGGGGCCTCGGCCTCGGGTGGTGTCGGCAAGGTGATGGGCGCGGTCATCGGCGCTTTCATCATGGGCGTGATGAACAACGGCATGTCCATCCTGGGCATCGGCATCGACTACCAGCAGGTCATCAAGGGCGTGGTGCTGCTCGCGGCCGTTCTGGTCGATGTCTACAACAAGAACAAGGCATGA
- the chvE gene encoding multiple monosaccharide ABC transporter substrate-binding protein, whose product MKRATLKAALAALALGAVGVSPLAMAQDKGSIGISMPTKSSARWIADGDNMVKVLKERGYKTDLQYADDDIPNQLAQIENMITKGAKVLVIASIDGTTLSRVLQSAADKGVKVIAYDRLIKGSKNVDYYATFDNFQVGVLQAGSIVDKLGLKQGKGPFNIELFGGSPDDNNAFFFYDGAMSVLQPYIDSGKLVVRSKQLGMNKVGTLRWDGAVAQARMDNLLSAFYGKDKVHAVLSPYDGLSIGILSSLKGVGYCTAQQPCPVVSGQDAEIPSVKSILKGEQYSTVFKDTRELAKVAANMVDATLSGKQPEINDTKTYNNGVKVVPSYLLKPVAVDGSNWNKVLVGSGYYKESQIK is encoded by the coding sequence ATGAAACGTGCAACCCTCAAGGCCGCGCTGGCCGCTCTGGCACTGGGCGCCGTCGGCGTCTCGCCACTGGCGATGGCGCAGGACAAAGGCAGCATCGGCATTTCGATGCCCACCAAGTCCTCGGCGCGCTGGATCGCCGACGGCGACAACATGGTCAAGGTGCTCAAGGAGCGCGGCTACAAGACCGACCTGCAATACGCCGACGACGACATCCCGAACCAACTGGCCCAGATCGAGAACATGATCACCAAGGGCGCCAAGGTGCTGGTGATCGCCTCCATCGACGGCACCACGCTCTCGCGCGTGCTGCAGAGCGCGGCCGACAAGGGCGTCAAGGTCATCGCCTACGACCGCCTGATCAAGGGTTCGAAGAACGTGGACTACTACGCCACCTTCGACAACTTCCAGGTCGGCGTGCTGCAGGCCGGCTCCATCGTGGACAAGCTCGGCCTCAAGCAGGGCAAGGGCCCGTTCAACATCGAACTCTTCGGCGGCTCGCCCGACGACAACAACGCCTTCTTCTTCTACGACGGCGCCATGAGCGTTCTGCAGCCGTACATCGACAGCGGCAAGCTGGTGGTGCGCAGCAAGCAGCTGGGCATGAACAAGGTGGGCACGCTGCGCTGGGACGGCGCGGTGGCACAAGCCCGCATGGACAACCTGCTCTCGGCCTTCTACGGCAAGGACAAGGTGCACGCCGTGCTGTCGCCATACGACGGCCTGTCGATCGGCATCCTGTCCTCGCTCAAAGGCGTGGGCTACTGCACGGCGCAACAGCCCTGCCCGGTGGTCAGCGGCCAGGACGCGGAAATCCCCTCGGTCAAGTCGATCCTGAAAGGCGAGCAGTACTCCACCGTGTTCAAGGACACGCGTGAGCTGGCCAAGGTCGCGGCCAACATGGTGGACGCCACGCTCTCGGGCAAGCAGCCCGAGATCAACGACACCAAGACCTACAACAACGGCGTGAAGGTCGTGCCCTCCTACCTGCTCAAGCCGGTGGCCGTGGACGGCTCCAACTGGAACAAGGTGCTGGTTGGCAGCGGTTACTACAAGGAATCGCAGATCAAGTAA
- a CDS encoding LysR substrate-binding domain-containing protein has protein sequence MSTYNHWFIRARLKTRQLLLLVALAEEGNIHRAAQVLSMTQPAASKLLKDLEDVLEVSLFDRLPRGMRPTWYGETMIRHARMALASLNQAHDELNALKTGHYGQVGIGAITSPGLSLLPAAVALVKQEHPSLRISLDIETSPVLLDRLEQGALDIVVGRLFAEHDKTHLRYEPLTEELICAIARPGHPLSGMSGLTLRDVLAAGWIVPPAGSVLRHRFDLMFQQDGLAPPINTIESSALLFITRMLQQSDMVAVLAADVAHYYASHGLVTVLPLDMPCHMDAFGIITRTDRLLSPAAKVMMKALKQTSMAQYGRRLEQD, from the coding sequence ATGAGCACCTACAACCACTGGTTCATCCGCGCCCGCCTCAAGACCCGCCAGCTGCTGCTGCTGGTGGCGCTGGCCGAAGAAGGCAACATCCACCGCGCGGCCCAGGTGCTCAGCATGACGCAGCCGGCGGCGTCCAAGCTGCTGAAAGACCTGGAGGACGTGCTGGAGGTGTCGCTGTTCGATCGCCTGCCCCGGGGCATGCGGCCCACCTGGTACGGCGAGACCATGATCCGCCACGCGCGCATGGCGCTGGCCAGCCTGAACCAGGCGCACGACGAGCTCAACGCGCTCAAGACCGGCCACTACGGGCAGGTCGGCATCGGCGCCATCACCTCGCCGGGCCTGAGCCTGCTGCCGGCGGCGGTGGCCCTGGTCAAACAGGAGCACCCCAGCCTGCGCATCTCGCTGGACATCGAGACCAGCCCGGTGCTGCTGGACCGGCTGGAGCAGGGCGCGCTCGACATCGTGGTGGGCCGGCTGTTCGCCGAGCACGACAAGACCCACCTGCGCTACGAACCACTGACCGAGGAACTGATCTGTGCCATCGCCCGCCCCGGCCACCCGCTCTCGGGCATGAGCGGGCTGACCCTGCGCGACGTGCTCGCGGCCGGCTGGATCGTGCCGCCCGCGGGCAGCGTGCTGCGCCACCGCTTCGACCTGATGTTCCAACAGGACGGCCTGGCCCCGCCGATCAACACCATCGAGAGCTCGGCCCTGCTGTTCATCACACGCATGCTGCAGCAGAGCGACATGGTGGCCGTGCTGGCGGCCGACGTGGCGCATTACTACGCCTCACACGGCCTCGTCACCGTGCTGCCGCTGGACATGCCCTGCCACATGGACGCCTTCGGCATCATCACCCGCACCGACCGCCTGCTCTCGCCCGCGGCCAAGGTGATGATGAAAGCGCTCAAGCAGACCAGCATGGCGCAGTACGGGCGGCGGTTGGAACAGGATTAG
- a CDS encoding aldehyde dehydrogenase family protein: protein MKLGDMQQNPRHFINGRWEIGTTTGVSTNPSDTREVVAEYARADRNQTELAIRAAADALPHWSHSSPQRRADVLDQIGSELLARKDELGALLAREEGKTLPESVGEVARAGQIFKFFAGEALRVPGEVMASVRPGVRVDVTREPVGVVGIIAPWNFPFAIPAWKIAPALAYGNTVVFKPAELVPACGWALAEIISRCGLPAGVFNLVMGSGREVGQTLVDHPLVNALSFTGSVSTGERILKAATARRAKVQLEMGGKNPLVVLADADLDQAVDCALQGSYFSTGQRCTASSRLIVQAPVHDAFVAKLRQRLSTLKVGHALERGIEMGPVVDRAQLEQNLAYIEIARNEGAEHVWGGDLLQRPTPGHYMSPALFLARPEHRVAREEIFGPVACVLRADDYEHALALANDTPFGLCAGICTTSLKHAMHFKRHAEVGMTMVNLPTAGVDFHVPFGGRKESSHGSREQGRYAVEFYTTVKTGYMLA, encoded by the coding sequence ATGAAACTCGGCGACATGCAGCAGAACCCCCGGCACTTCATCAACGGGCGCTGGGAGATCGGCACCACCACCGGGGTGAGCACCAACCCGTCCGACACCCGGGAAGTGGTGGCCGAATACGCCCGCGCCGACCGCAACCAGACCGAGCTGGCGATCCGCGCCGCGGCCGACGCCCTGCCCCACTGGAGCCACAGCAGCCCCCAGCGCCGCGCCGACGTGCTCGACCAGATCGGCAGCGAGCTGCTGGCGCGCAAGGACGAGCTGGGCGCGCTGCTGGCGCGCGAGGAAGGCAAGACCCTGCCCGAGAGCGTGGGCGAGGTGGCGCGCGCCGGCCAGATCTTCAAGTTTTTCGCCGGCGAGGCGCTGCGGGTGCCGGGCGAGGTCATGGCCTCGGTGCGCCCGGGCGTGCGGGTGGACGTGACGCGCGAACCCGTGGGTGTGGTGGGCATCATCGCGCCCTGGAACTTCCCCTTCGCCATCCCCGCCTGGAAGATCGCGCCGGCCCTGGCCTACGGCAACACCGTGGTGTTCAAGCCGGCCGAGCTGGTGCCGGCCTGCGGCTGGGCGCTGGCCGAGATCATCAGCCGCTGCGGCCTGCCCGCGGGCGTGTTCAACCTGGTCATGGGCAGCGGCCGCGAGGTCGGGCAGACGCTGGTGGACCACCCGCTGGTCAACGCGCTGAGCTTCACCGGCTCGGTCTCCACCGGTGAGCGCATCCTCAAGGCCGCCACGGCGCGGCGCGCCAAGGTGCAGCTGGAGATGGGCGGCAAGAACCCGCTGGTGGTGCTGGCCGACGCCGACCTCGACCAGGCGGTGGACTGCGCGCTGCAGGGCTCCTATTTCTCCACCGGCCAGCGCTGCACGGCGTCGAGCCGCCTGATCGTGCAGGCCCCGGTGCACGACGCCTTCGTGGCCAAGCTGCGCCAGCGCCTGAGCACGCTCAAGGTGGGCCACGCGCTGGAGCGTGGCATTGAAATGGGGCCGGTGGTGGACCGCGCCCAGCTGGAACAGAACCTGGCCTACATCGAGATCGCGCGCAACGAAGGGGCCGAACACGTCTGGGGCGGCGACCTGCTGCAGCGGCCCACGCCGGGGCACTACATGAGCCCGGCGCTGTTCCTGGCCAGGCCCGAACACCGCGTCGCGCGCGAAGAAATCTTTGGCCCGGTGGCCTGCGTGCTGCGCGCCGACGACTACGAACACGCGCTGGCGCTGGCCAACGACACGCCCTTCGGCCTGTGCGCGGGCATCTGCACCACTTCGCTCAAGCACGCGATGCACTTCAAACGCCACGCCGAGGTCGGGATGACCATGGTCAACCTGCCCACGGCGGGCGTCGACTTCCATGTGCCTTTCGGTGGGCGCAAGGAATCGAGCCACGGCTCGCGCGAACAAGGCCGCTACGCGGTCGAGTTCTACACCACCGTCAAGACCGGCTACATGCTGGCCTGA
- a CDS encoding ABC transporter substrate-binding protein, protein MKLNRRTLAVAIACAPLAGLLPAAAWAQKPIVLGFSQVGAESEWRTANTESIKSAAKEAGIELKFSDAQQKQENQIKAIRSFIAQKVDVIAFSPVVESGWETVLREAKAAKIPVVLTDRAVNVKDTSLYVSFMGSDFVEEGRKAGRWLVEKMKDQKGEVNIVELQGTVGSAPAIDRKKGFEEIIKADAKFKIIRSQTGDFTRAKGKEVMEAFLKAEGKKINVLYAHNDDMAIGAIQAIEEAGMKPAKDITIISVDAVKGAFEAMIAGKLNVSVECSPLLGPQLMAAVKDIKAGKAVQKRIVTEEGIFPMEVAAQEFPKRKY, encoded by the coding sequence ATGAAACTGAACCGCAGAACCCTCGCCGTCGCTATCGCCTGCGCCCCGCTCGCCGGGCTGCTCCCCGCCGCCGCCTGGGCCCAGAAGCCCATCGTGCTGGGCTTCAGCCAGGTCGGCGCCGAAAGCGAATGGCGCACCGCCAACACCGAGTCGATCAAGTCGGCCGCCAAGGAAGCCGGCATCGAGCTGAAGTTCTCCGACGCCCAGCAGAAGCAGGAAAACCAGATCAAGGCGATCCGCTCCTTCATCGCACAGAAGGTCGACGTGATCGCGTTCTCACCCGTGGTCGAGTCGGGCTGGGAAACCGTGCTGCGCGAAGCCAAGGCCGCCAAGATCCCGGTGGTGCTGACCGACCGCGCGGTGAACGTGAAAGACACCTCGCTCTATGTCTCGTTCATGGGTTCGGACTTCGTTGAAGAAGGCCGCAAGGCCGGCCGCTGGCTGGTGGAGAAGATGAAAGACCAGAAGGGCGAGGTCAACATCGTCGAGCTGCAGGGCACCGTGGGCTCGGCCCCGGCCATCGACCGCAAGAAGGGCTTCGAGGAAATCATCAAGGCCGACGCCAAGTTCAAGATCATCCGCTCGCAGACCGGTGACTTCACCCGCGCCAAAGGCAAGGAAGTGATGGAAGCCTTCCTGAAGGCCGAGGGCAAGAAGATCAACGTGCTCTACGCGCACAACGACGACATGGCCATCGGCGCGATCCAGGCCATCGAAGAGGCCGGCATGAAGCCCGCCAAGGACATCACCATCATCTCGGTGGACGCCGTCAAGGGCGCCTTCGAGGCCATGATCGCCGGCAAGCTCAACGTGTCGGTGGAATGCAGCCCGCTGCTGGGCCCGCAGCTGATGGCCGCCGTGAAAGACATCAAGGCCGGCAAGGCGGTGCAAAAACGCATCGTGACCGAAGAAGGCATCTTCCCGATGGAAGTCGCCGCCCAGGAGTTCCCCAAGCGCAAGTACTGA
- a CDS encoding sugar ABC transporter ATP-binding protein: protein MSTSTPTPVLELTGVHKQFSGIPVLRDVQLRLYPGEIHALMGQNGAGKSTLIKVLTGVLEASGGQMRLGGGAQGQTTAWPDSPRAAQRLGISTVYQEVNLCPNLSVAENIFAGRYPRLGLAQGFRIDWATLNRRARELVARIGLDIDVTRLLSDYPVAVQQLVAIARALSIESRVLILDEPTSSLDDDEVQKLFEVLRRLRSEGLAIVFVTHFLNQVYAISDRITVLRNGSWVGEWPVGELPAQALIAAMLGRELAAQSTEAPVSPVFDDVTPALLQAEGLGQSGQLQAVDLRVRAGEVVGLAGLLGAGRTELARLLFGLESPDRGVLRIDGKTVAFSNPMDAIRHGLALCPEERKTDGIVAELSVRENIALALQARMGVGKFLSRTEQTALAERYVKLLGIKTESVDKPIGLLSGGNQQKAILARWLAIEPRLLILDEPTRGIDVAAKQEIMEQILRLAQAGMAVLFISSEMSEVVRVAHRIVVLRDRRKVGELPAGSSEDAVYELIAAEHV from the coding sequence ATGAGCACGTCCACCCCCACCCCCGTGCTGGAGCTCACGGGCGTTCACAAGCAGTTCTCGGGCATTCCCGTGCTGCGCGACGTGCAGCTGCGTCTGTACCCGGGCGAAATCCACGCGCTGATGGGGCAGAACGGCGCGGGCAAGTCCACGCTGATCAAGGTGCTCACCGGCGTGCTCGAAGCCAGCGGCGGGCAGATGCGGCTGGGCGGCGGAGCGCAGGGGCAGACCACGGCCTGGCCCGATTCGCCACGGGCCGCGCAGCGCCTGGGCATCAGCACGGTGTACCAGGAGGTCAACCTCTGCCCCAACCTCTCGGTGGCCGAGAACATCTTCGCCGGGCGCTACCCGCGCCTGGGCCTCGCGCAAGGTTTCCGCATCGACTGGGCCACGCTGAACCGGCGCGCACGCGAGCTGGTGGCGCGCATCGGGCTGGACATCGACGTGACGCGGCTGCTGTCGGACTACCCCGTGGCCGTGCAGCAACTGGTGGCGATAGCGCGCGCGCTCAGCATCGAGTCGCGCGTGCTGATCCTGGACGAACCCACCTCCAGCCTGGACGACGACGAGGTGCAGAAGCTGTTCGAGGTGCTGCGCCGCCTGCGCAGCGAGGGCCTGGCCATCGTGTTCGTGACCCACTTCCTGAACCAGGTCTACGCCATCTCCGACCGCATCACCGTGCTGCGCAACGGCAGCTGGGTGGGCGAGTGGCCGGTGGGCGAGCTGCCGGCGCAGGCGCTGATCGCGGCCATGCTGGGGCGCGAGCTGGCCGCGCAGTCCACCGAGGCGCCCGTGTCGCCCGTGTTCGACGACGTGACGCCGGCCCTGCTGCAGGCCGAGGGCCTGGGCCAGAGCGGCCAATTGCAGGCGGTGGACCTGCGGGTGCGCGCGGGCGAGGTGGTGGGCCTGGCCGGCCTGCTGGGCGCGGGCCGCACCGAGCTGGCGCGGCTGCTGTTCGGCCTGGAGTCGCCCGACCGCGGCGTGCTGCGCATCGACGGGAAGACGGTGGCGTTTTCCAACCCCATGGACGCGATCCGCCACGGCCTGGCGCTGTGCCCCGAAGAGCGCAAGACCGACGGCATCGTGGCCGAACTCTCGGTGCGCGAGAACATCGCGCTGGCGCTGCAGGCACGCATGGGCGTGGGCAAATTCCTCTCGCGCACCGAACAGACCGCACTGGCCGAGCGCTACGTGAAGCTGCTGGGCATCAAGACCGAGAGCGTGGACAAGCCTATCGGCCTGCTCTCGGGCGGCAACCAGCAGAAAGCCATCCTGGCGCGCTGGCTCGCCATCGAGCCGCGTCTGCTGATCCTGGACGAGCCCACGCGCGGCATCGACGTGGCCGCCAAGCAGGAAATCATGGAACAGATCCTGCGCCTGGCGCAGGCCGGCATGGCCGTGCTGTTCATCTCCTCCGAAATGAGCGAGGTGGTGCGCGTGGCGCACCGCATCGTGGTGTTGCGCGACCGCCGCAAGGTCGGTGAACTCCCGGCCGGGAGCAGCGAAGACGCCGTCTACGAACTCATCGCCGCCGAACATGTCTGA
- a CDS encoding right-handed parallel beta-helix repeat-containing protein, translated as MLKAPPAGYTLCAVEGQQCSFNGTANVVYGSGSEWSFPRGFSNGVSCNSATFGDLLMGALKACYASAPAPAPAPAPAPAPAPAPAPAPAPAPAPAPAGNVLYFSPGGVNTNPGTAALPKRDRAGVDINTLPAGTQLLFERGGSYSWPFVILENLNATEALPILVGDYGAGEKPVFNTAGDAIFFGNYQNTSFDGGYTFRNVRFIGPGSGTGMFLQSVHHVTLDGVEMSNYGIAIQSQADRSPGVHNLRIVNSSISRNTAMGILGQFSNSVIENNVFEANNFRGSGFDHGTYLSGKTGYSGYNIVIRNNHYNRNSNVNGVCTGGNMTFHGQMDGVLIEGNRVEQDAAADGCWEMSITQGYDTAEWFRNFVVRNNKLINAGNTGMAVQSAPGIMIEGNVVINTQDRYQTGIAVGHNEFQNGDVPDGNATVRNNTVCQSGGATGPAVNVNSPNSVVTNNVVVTGAAATTGVCAR; from the coding sequence GTGCTGAAAGCGCCTCCAGCGGGCTACACCTTGTGTGCCGTTGAAGGACAGCAATGCAGCTTCAATGGCACCGCGAACGTGGTCTATGGTTCGGGCAGTGAATGGAGCTTCCCCCGTGGCTTCTCCAATGGCGTGAGTTGCAATAGCGCCACGTTTGGTGATTTATTGATGGGGGCGCTAAAGGCGTGTTATGCCAGTGCCCCTGCCCCTGCCCCTGCCCCTGCCCCTGCCCCTGCCCCCGCACCCGCACCCGCACCCGCACCCGCACCCGCACCCGCACCCGCACCCGCCGGGAATGTTCTTTATTTCAGCCCTGGAGGGGTCAATACAAACCCAGGAACAGCAGCGCTGCCCAAGAGAGATCGCGCGGGTGTTGACATCAATACCTTGCCGGCAGGTACGCAGCTTCTATTCGAAAGAGGTGGCAGCTATTCGTGGCCATTTGTAATTCTGGAAAATCTGAATGCCACTGAAGCGCTGCCTATTTTGGTGGGGGACTACGGCGCGGGAGAGAAGCCTGTTTTCAATACGGCCGGCGATGCAATCTTTTTCGGAAATTATCAAAATACGTCATTCGATGGTGGATACACATTCCGGAACGTTCGATTCATTGGGCCTGGCTCAGGTACAGGCATGTTCCTGCAAAGCGTGCACCATGTGACGCTGGATGGCGTAGAGATGTCCAATTATGGAATTGCCATTCAATCGCAGGCAGATCGCAGCCCGGGGGTACACAACCTTCGCATTGTCAACAGCAGTATCAGCAGAAACACGGCCATGGGCATTCTGGGGCAATTCTCGAATTCCGTCATCGAAAACAACGTATTCGAAGCGAACAATTTCAGAGGATCGGGTTTTGATCATGGTACCTACCTGTCAGGCAAGACGGGGTACAGCGGATACAACATTGTGATTCGCAACAACCACTACAACAGAAATTCCAATGTGAATGGGGTGTGTACCGGGGGCAACATGACCTTCCACGGCCAGATGGACGGGGTTCTGATCGAGGGGAACCGCGTCGAACAGGACGCCGCAGCGGATGGCTGTTGGGAGATGTCGATCACGCAGGGCTACGACACCGCCGAGTGGTTCCGCAACTTCGTGGTGCGCAACAACAAGCTCATCAATGCGGGCAACACAGGGATGGCGGTCCAGTCGGCGCCGGGCATCATGATTGAGGGCAACGTGGTCATCAATACGCAGGACAGGTACCAAACCGGCATTGCCGTGGGCCACAACGAGTTCCAGAACGGCGACGTGCCTGACGGCAACGCCACGGTACGCAACAACACGGTTTGCCAGAGTGGTGGTGCTACCGGGCCCGCGGTCAACGTGAATTCACCGAACAGCGTGGT